TCTTTAGGCAAATTTCGAAGATTCGCGCACCAATTAATTTGCAAGTGAGTAAGATATTTTAGTTTCCCAATAGAGGAGTCAACTTCTTGCAAGTTTGAACAGTGACTAAGAGATAGTATCTCCAAACTCACGCATCCAGAAAAGTCTAGAGTCTGTTTCAATCCATGACAACTGATGAgagaaagaactttcaatttgttttccaTCTGCAAAGGTCACTGAAACATTATCAGAGAGGATCAAAGAGAGAATACTATGTCTATGTTAAGAGAAACAAAAACGAATTCACACCTTCAAAATGTTCCATCCACCCCGGTTATCGATGTTGTCATTGTCGAAAGTTTGAAAAGTGCTAGATTTTTCAAGTGTAAATTGGCCATTCCAGGATCTAAAGGAGGATaatgccaagaaagccatcttagctCTTGGAGATTATTGTTGACGTCTCCAGCAAAAGTCCCTCTATATAACTTGAGAAATTTTAGATTTGGCATCCTCTCAAGTTCTTCATCCATAATGCTGATGGGATCCGAATTATATTGACCTAAATTGAGTGCTTTAATTTTGTCCTTTCTCTGCCAATAGAAACCATCAATGAGTATGAGCTTGCAAACATTAAATTTGTCGTTTAGAATGCCTAAAAGGAATATCTTAAATGGGAAGTGGGAAAATAATTTCACGGTGGATAATGTATGAATCCTACTTTTACCTTACCTCTTTCGATCTCATTACTTCCAAAGCTTCTTCGTCATTCCACAACCTACTAAGGGCACATTCTTTTTTAACAATgtctcttccaagatctctcaattgatcatgcatccatatagtatcaccatcatcatcatcaacaatttTAATTAGACACAAATCTGTAAGTTTTTTCAATGACTTATGGGGGTAAAGATGGCAAGCATCCCAGAAATAGGCTGCCcataatttctttccaaatatgaagaagcatgcaatatcaagaaaaacttctttttcctcctcccgtAATGCATCATAGCTTATTTTCAACTTATCCCGGACTTCATCATGAGGTATATTCTTCAACCTTTCTAGCATTTCTTTCCATATCTCCTCGTTTTGGTGATGAAGATAGGAACCTATTACTTCAGAGCCAATGGGAGTCCCCGTGGCCGTAGATACAACTTTCCGAGAGAGATTTTGATGAGTATCGGGAGGAGAGACGTTGTTAAAGGCATGCAAACTAAAAAGCTCCATCGCTTTATCAGGATCCATTTGCTTTACTTCATAAGGTAAGATTCCCATCTCTTCATCCGTAATCCCTCTATTTCTTGTTGTTATGATAATCCTACTCCAGGAACCAAAAGTGTTAGGCCCCCACTAGTTTCTTAAGTAGTTCTTTCTTGTCTAGATCATCTAGAACAATGAGAACTTTTAGAACTAGCTCTCCTTGTTATGCTATCTATCCCTTCATCGGTGTTACCAAAATTTTCTACAAATCTAGAATCGGAGATGTCGGATGCCAACGTTTCGCAGATTCACTAGGCCATTTCCTTTTGATGATTCTCGGATGTTCCCAATGAAGCTGCATTGGCCATCAAACGAAGACATATTTCATTGAAAACATTCTTAGCAAGAGTGGTTTTACCGATCCGCCCATTCCATGGATTCCAACAAAACGCACACCCATGCCGAGTCAACATCTAACAACTCCATTATGGCTTCTACTTGTTTTTCTACCCCAACCAATTTGTTGTCCAGAGGTCTTTGTTTTACTTTCAGCTTACGCAGAATCTCTTTCACAACGCCTTCGATGACTTCACCTTGTCTGCCACATACCAAACACTTTTagttaaagaaaacaaataacaatCTCACTACTACTTCCTAGCAGATAGCATTTGAGTTGGATCACTATTTTTAAGTCTCAGACAAATTCTATAGAGCCACAAGAATTTTGGTGTTATAGACTCCATAGGATATGATGATTGGTACGATAAACTTACAATTTGACCCTATTTCAGAGAAAGAAGATGTTCCTTCGCGGTCCGAATTACAAACATCATTCTAGAATTAGATCGAATTCACTCATGTAACTGTCACTAGCCAAAATGGCCCTGCTTATGTATGAGAATTAGCGAATTGCCTCTGTTTTTTCCTCCCGGtgagaaatgaaatttattgCTCATATACCAAAAACCGGTTTGTACATGCCACGTCAACCAATATATTTCAACAACATACACCCCTCCAGCTAGTTTTCACTGCCATTTACAAGAACAATAAGAGAATAGCATTTGGACTGAAGCTTGAAAAAAGTTCCATAAATAAGCATTTACTTACGCTTTCCCTTGGACTTCCCATCCCTTGATCTCAGCCACTTTTCTCAGAGCGGCCTTCCAACTTTGCCTCATCTCGGCACCGTGCCTCTGCTCATGCTTCTCCAAGTCCTTCAGGTACAGTCCCGTCCTGAGCTTGACGTCCAAGGGCGTGACATCAAAGAAGATGGGTAGAATCTCCGGCTTCCCCGTCGATTCACGGAGCTCCGTCACTCGAGCGAGCTCGCGGAGGCACCAAGGGCTCGAAGCATAGCCTCTGGAGAGGATCGGTATGCAGATCTTGGATTCGCCGACCGCTCTCAGGAGATCGTCGATCCGATCACCGGCGTGAAGCTCTTCGCTGTCTCTGTAAGCAGCGATCCCCTGGCCGATCATGGTTCGGTAGAGGCAGTCGGTGAAGGTGTCGCGAGTGTCGGgccctctgaaactcaagaacacgtcGTACCGGGTCGCCGACGCGCTGGAACCACCGGTTGCTGCCATGTTTTTGGGGGGCTTTCCTCGCAAAAGTTCTCTCTGTCTCGCTCTGGTTTTTGCCTGCTCGGAGTTGGAGCTGCGTCTTCGTTAGGGTTAGAGAGTAGAAATCATGTGTGAATGCACAAACCGACCTCAAGGAATCCCTCAAAAGCTCTCTTCCTTGAAATGGACCCACGCGCAAGATCTGGATATTCGAGCTTTCGGCCTGGATCGGCATCCGATGCTTAAAGTAAACAGAGAAGGACGTTTGACCCGGTCAAGCTCGAAAAATATtccgaaattcaattttttttcttgttttttggacGGGCAGGTTAAATTGAATTCATCATCAGACTAAGCCGGGTAGCCAAACCCATAGCGAGTGATCCCATTCAGCAAACCATTATTAGCAGCTTAGTAACTTGATTAGTAAACTGCTCAAGCAACGACACTAgctctctttttggtttttttggtcTGTTTGTTAGTTACTTGATGCAGACTTCACTTGAACACGTCTTTATTTGCAAGTTTACAATCATCATGAGTAATCTACGATAAAGGAAATGTGATTCAAGGAAGAGTCGAAGATTGtttgaataataatatttataacttCTTAGatgaatataataatttaagagTTGAAATActaataagaggaagaaaatacgtCATAATACTATACTCATGATTCCGAAAATATGGCAAAAGTAAACTTGTAACTATGTTTTTGTCTTGATTGTATTAACCTAAAGACATGTTATAAGGAAATTAGCAGtacaataaatgcaaaaaattggATTCTGGagcaaatttcctttttttctttgtttcacatgtaaattaaagttaaattgagaaaatatatacgaaatagaaaatataaataagtttaAGTTCTGCCcagcttatttttttttctaagtaacATTCTTTCTTCTAAAGGTTCTGAATCCATTGCATCATGGATTACTAAATAGTGTACATCAACACTCGTAAGTATTGTCTTTGAAGATGACATGTACTTGTAGACCTCTAAATAGCTCAAAAAGTTGCCTTCTAACTGCAAAGAAAGGTTTTCTTGCATTCTCCatcagggaaaaaaaattgctgcCATGTAAGCTCTCTTTGGGAAAACCAATTAAAATTGCTTGACCATGGAGAGTCAGAGACCCCCTAAAAGAAAACATTGTACTAGGATCAATTTGAATATAAGTAGAAATTCGATGGCCAACTTCGAACATTCACTAAGAGTTTGATTGGTAAAAACAATCTTCTCCTAAAAGTTCCATTTCACATCCACATACAGATTTAGATTACATCAGTATAGTTATTCAATTATACGTAATCTTAAGATTAcataataattatatttatcTTTATTTGGACATAGGTGACATCATCCTTGTGAATATGACATCAGCCTTCACATGCGTGAGTACATCAATTTTGATGCAAGTTCATCCCTCCAACATTGCTTGAAAGGAGGGGAAaagaaattaatcattttttattatattaattagTCCATTTTTTAATTAGTCCATTTaatcatattgaaaaaaaaaaaaaaagattcagcATTTCCATTTGATATGGGCACCCACAAAACGACAAGCCGTCCACTTCGTCATCCGCCCAGTCTATCTCCATTCTCCACTCTCTCTTTTCCCAATTTTATAATCCGTTCGCGCCAATTCCCAATACTCCAAAAAGAATGTTGCTCTCTCgctccgcttcttcttcttcatcttcttcttcgacgTCCACTGCTTGTCTGATCAAACAGTGAAGACCTGCGTATCATCCATGTGGACTCCCGTTCCAAGCTGTCCATCTTCCCCCACCCACTACTACCAGGATGCCTCCAAGTTCGCTGATTGGCCTGGATCCTCCGCACCTCCGTCAATATCGATGATTACTCAAGCAACTTTTCCGGCTTCAGCATTGATAAGCAAACTCAATGTTCGGTGGCTCCGACGGCTAATGATGCGCAAGATTGGCGTAGTGATGCTTCAAGTCATGTTGATAATGGAATGGACTTTCGGTATGATTTTTCTCATCCAAGCTAGGGGCGCGCAAGAATTGCCAGATTTCTAAAGAgacaggaaaaaaagagaacgtAGAACAATACAAAGAACTTAAATGGACTGTGCTTGGGCGGactaaggaggaggagaaagtggAAGACGAAgaccaaacaaataaaaaagagaaacacCAATGGGCACCACGTTTGAGCATGCTGACATTTGAAAAAGCAAGGGCTAATATGGTTAGAATACAGCGGAATGATTGGTACAAGTCAAATGAGAAGCGGGAAAAGCATGACCCTTTATAAAAATGATGCCTGCGTAGTTCGAACTAAATTGGAATTTGGAAAAGGGAGTAACTTTCAAAtcttgtcaaaatttagattatACAAATTGCACTTGCATTGGCTCTTGGGTTGTACAAGATCATAAACAATTACCTAATactaataaaagaagaaatatttttctaaacaattacccataatgatataaattttgacgaaaaatatgaagaagaattttactttttatttaatgcCTAACAAAAATGCCCTCCTGTCCTAATCACAATTCGTTTTATGGTTTTAGTTAAAAAGAAAGGACGGAAACAAACATTCATTTTTCCCTTGCAAATCCAtctcgtcaaaaaaaaaaaaaaaaaaacaacaacaacaacaagaaattagaaaatcataGTGCCGAAATCATTGACGTGGAtgtcatataatagatttataaatttttgggcaatttttttgataactaacaaataaattaaTGTGGTATGAaatcttataaaaaattatattccagGCATGggcaaagaggaaaatttcctTGCAATACTGAAACAAACACAGATAACTCTCCTCGTATCATTGGCTCTCTAATTGCAGAAATTATATTACATGAGCGCAGTATATATATCAAACTGAATATGGACCATTGAAATCACCGGTGGTCCACCAAATTTGGCAATCTGGATTTACTTTAGTGCATATATTAAGTACATaggataatttttcctttgatcaACCATTTTACGTGTCTTCTTTTTGCAAAAGTGAAAAAGGAGGTTGGCACGGTTTGTACGGTTACATAAACAGTCAAGCTGCTTCCAGGGAAGGATTTTACATGAATTAAGCAACTATAGTTAAGTGGTCAAAGAAATTACTTAGTGAGCATGTTATATATGTCATATTGTATGAATCTCGTTTATATAAAATTCATGATTATGTGAGATGAGGAGATATATACTGTATAAATGGTATACATCGTGATATTTCCATACATCGATGCTAGTGGATGGCCCAATGATGGTATGAACAAAAAGTATTATCCTACAATGAAACCTCCTTATGTCAAATTTCAGCTTTTCAAATGACAACCTACCATCTTGAAAGTTGATTAATTAAAGATCTTCATCATATAGatgaatttttccaaaattatctaCTCAATATTGTTTATCCAAAACCAACAATATTTCCAAAATTGTTGGTGTCCATTTTCTCTTACTGTGCCCACGCCCCTATATCCACGTTTCATTTTCGTATTCAGATTAAAGGAGGGACTCCTACCACCATGATAAATAGTGGATTTGAGGACTTTTCGAAGGGACGACTTTCGCAATGTCTTTGTTCAAACAAGGATGTATGTCCCTATCaagcttgaaatttttttgaaatacatatctttttatggtcaatttaaattcatttcttcatcaaacCATGATGGGAAGCCAAACCCAGTACAAGTCACAAACAGGTGATCACGTTCAGCAAACCATTACTGGCGGCTGAGTACGGCAGACAAGTAGGAAAATACTCAAGCAACAACATCAGCTCCAACCAGAACATGAATAATAACTACCCAAATATCCAAAACAGTTACAGGACTAGTTGCTAAAGATCAAGCACACCAATTTACGTTCTGTTACATCAAATTTGCCAGTTAAAAACTTAAGGCCACCGCCAAATTAGAATTAACTTTTTGCTGCAGCAGTTTGGGCCCTTCGATGCCTAGTCTTACTGCAAACATAAGAGACTTCATCACAACATCAACAACCAGAGTAACTTGATTATGCAGCAAGTCACTCCTAGCTCTCCGCAGATTGTATATGGAACCTTTCTGCACTAGCTTCGGCATAACCAACCTGAAACTAGTCCCTTACTGGCCTGCTTTATCCAGTGAATTCCAAAAGTCCAACTCCCAGGAACTCGAACAATAGCACATGGCAATAGAGCTCTCCTCTGTATctgtgaagaaagaagaaagttgTCAAGAGGCATGTTGTTTCCACTTTTGTTATTCcgctttattttttctttcaagttcATGTGTACTATGAGCTTCGACAAATCAAGCAGGATTCGCTTCTACACCCTCATCAGCCTAGGCCCCAAGCTTATAGTCTAGTTGGTAATCAGAttatatcactcaatcaatATAGCGCCCTGAGATCAAGGACCCCACGGGCCGAAGTCCATAAATCAAGGAACTGCAAATGTTGCATCCAATACAATTGAACTCCAAATATCTTGCCTCATGCCTTAGGGAGGGGATATCTTCGTACATTTCTCATTGTTATGCCGTGATTAGCTTGCTTTTGGCATTTCTCTATTAACTCTGTGCCAGCTTTCTTCATAATTTAGGTAGTGACATTACAATTACTTTGAAGAATCCTACTCATATACCAAATCACACAACGGCCAAGGGAGGCGGCATCTCATGAAGAAGAACTTGAAACGAAGTATTAGACCAGAGAGAAGCTGGAGAACATATTTCAATTGGAGTTCAACGCCATCAATGCTTGACAACACACCGGCCTACAGATGATATCAGCACTGGATAAAAAGTTGTAGTACCATTTGTCAAACATCCACAGATGCGCCAGGCAGGTGCACCTGCAAAATGATAGCAGTAAATGGAAAACATGCTGATGTACATTGCGCTATATGATAGCAGAACAGAAAATTAATAGCAGTAAATTGCTTGAGTATCTGCCATCAATCCTTCAATGACCTCTTCCACTGCCACCTACTAGAAGAAAATTCGAATGGCTCTTTGACTAGCATTGTAGGATGCAAAAATGCAGATATCAGCTAATTAGTCTCTTCTGCCATTACCAGTGAATTACCTGAACAAGGGTTCTAATAGTAGTCATTACGAATGCTCTTTGGCTAGCATTATGGAATGTGCAAATGCCCATATCATCCAACCATTTTTGTTTGACCATTAGCTTTGTCTAATTCGCAAACATTGGCACAGGAAAGACagagattttcttttaggtCTTGTCATCTATGGCTGAGAAATGCAGGGCCATCTATTGTGCATGTTAGTAAATCTTGACAGATTTTCAAGGAACTTTAACTAGTTGATTTTGACGATCAACAGTCGCAAAAACTGTCTATTTCCAGCTTgattgtttcttcattttaccttattttattatttgaattcttTAGTTATCGAGCAACTTTGGCAGAACAATCAATctaccaaaaaaggaaagagaaacagTGGTTTGCGGTATATGACCGAAAAATTGATAACAATTACAGGAACTGACTCTGAATTACTGAATTATGTAAAGAATtaggtcatcttcttctttaacGGTTTAAAACTGACTTCCTACGACTTCAAAAAAAGAGCGACCTAAagcataaaaattattatactGATACCTAGAGCTTACCCCAGTCCAAGTATTTTGATATTGTGACCTAAGCCATAAAATTTCAACTTCTGTCCCATAGATATTCCCACTTCTCTATTTACGCTTATAATGGCTCAGCCATAATTGTAAGATTCTGGAGGACCGTCTTGGTCGCTGTTGATCATCCtcttaaatttgtcaaacaGAGAAATATTCTTCCCCGCTTTCTAGGTTTATCATCCTAAATATTGTGCTCAACAGTTTGGGTTGGCTCAGGGAATTCCTAGGCCAACTATATATCAAACAAAATTTCCTCTCACCACAGACTGAGCAGAGAGGCGACATTGCACTACGTCGACATCTACCTCAATAAATTTAATCGGTACATGCATATTCCATTCCTCAAGGGCCCACAGATAACGATTTTTTTATGGATGGTGGAATTCCTGTTCCAATTGGATGTTTGTCAAAGGCGGCGATTCATTTTTAGAGAAGGTGAAAGAAGGATGATCTGTTTGGAGTGTCTCAAACTTCTAATGCATCCCCATCGAACCCATCATTGTCAATACTCAAGAGTAATTAGAGGACAGGACTCGGTAAAAATTTGTTTATcatttccttcctttcctttcgTCCTTTAATAACCATCTAACATCTTTCTCTCGATTGCAGTTGAAACCTGCAGATGAAAGTCGTCAACGGTCATTGTTggagaagaagtagaagagatACTCCCTTGGCCAAGCGAAACAGAACTCAAGGATTGCCCAGCATTGTCAATCCTAAAATCGACCAGGGGTTGAACTCAATTACTGTCGGTATGGCTTCATCATCTTGCCATCTTAGCCCATCAATTTCTGAAGGGCTGAAGCCGAGTGGGAAGAATTATATCAACTCCTTTCGCGTGGATATTCCCACAGTGCCTCTGACCCAGAGCTCgaaataaaagaatatgaaGTTTCTGCTGGTCTAACTGATCCAGGATGAAGACAGCCTTAATCTTTCTGAATATCGGCACAAGTGCGAAGAATTTCATACTCTTTTTGAGGATGGTATTGAAGCTTTTAGGTACAACtgcaagcaaaagcaaataaaagcGTCAAAAGCCATCGAAGAAAGCTGTGGAGGGCTACAAGTTCAACTTTGTTATGAGGGAGAGATCTTTAAAAGAACGGCGCACTTCTCATATAAGTGCCATCGATAAGAAGGCTTAGCTTGCGAACGTAAAAGAGAGGCTTGAAACATTTCTTGCTGACATTCAGCATCAAATTGAAGCAAATGAGGCCGTCATTCATCGCGAAGGGAAGCTTAtgaaggaaaagcagaggaaagTCGACGTGCTTATGCAGGATTGTGATGAGCGACATCCAGAGATCAAGAACCATTCATCCATCAGGCACcgataaaatataatttattaagaACCCGCGCTCCATAGCAACCGAGAATGTAGATCCTTGCTCTGAGATAGAGAACTCTCAAATCCTTCGTCGGGGCTCTTGCCGGAGCTCCATTTTCCTTCGATTCGAGGTTCGCCGGAGGGGAATCGCCGCCGCCGATTCAAGTGTCCTGACGTCTCCGTGCACCAGTTTCTCCGGCGGTTTGATGTTGGCTCGCGGTTCCATGGTCGCTACGCACCTTCCATCGTTGTCGTCGTCGCTGCTCTTCTTAATCGCCCTTGACTCTATTCGCTCCTTCGATTGCCATTCCACTGGGAGTAACGATGACTCCGGCGGCTTTATCTCCGATCCTCGGCTGCGTCGTCTTAATCGCCCTTGACTCTATTCGCTCCTTCGATTGCCATTCCACTGGGAGTAACGATGACTCCGGCGGCTTTATCTCCGATCCTCCGCTGCGTCTTCATCTCCGCTGCCGTATATCCTGCTCCACGACGCTCCGGCGATGACGAAATCCATCAACTGAGAGCCACACCTGCCAGGTCGCTTCGTCTCCGATTaattttagaattgatttcGATTGCTTTCGGATTTGTCTTTTGATTTCTGTTCTGTTTTGTGTCAATTCTGATGTTGTTCATAAGAAAACAGAGGGACCAATGAGCTTGAGGGCGTTCCGTGGAGATGAAGCCGGGGCGTTGGAACGTGAACCATAGCAACGGCCGCCTCATGATTGCCGTGCGTGTCATCACCTTATCACCGCCAGGTTGtttcttttccaattaagtGGTGAGAATTGCTTGTACGCATGGATTTTCTACTCTGATGTCTCTGTTCTGTATTACTCTATGCCATTCTGGTGTTAATACTTAATAGTACTTCACACCACATGCTTACAACCTTTTCGACAAAAAGCCTGACTCCATCGCAGATAGTTCCTATTGCATTCTGTTTACCAACGTCTCGATGTTCAATTGAAGTTGCGTTGGTTGTCTTTGCTGGATTTCCTGTATATAGTTAATTGAAATGTGGACTAATTAGATATATAGGTGATGTATATCGAATGCTGTCCATAAGTGTGTGTGGATCGAATCCTGATCATATGTGATTGTGTACATCAAATGGTGCTCCTGCATGTTACTTTGAGATGGTGAGGTGctgaaggaaagaggagaatGCTGGGAGTACTATTTTCTATTTGGACATGAGTAGTCCATGCTTGTTGCAATATCAAAAGAGCTCGTGTCTGGAGCATGTGAGCTGCAAGTATGCATGATTTGAGAAGAAACAAGAGCTGTAAATGAGTTGAAAATAAACAATGAAATGAAAGCCAAATGAGATTTGAAGATTTGATTGGATGAGAACCgaacaaaaggaaattagaatTGTTGTTGCATAAACTCAAGTGAATGCTCGACGTCATACTCTTGAGAATTGAGAAGACGTAGTCAGTAGTGTCTGCCCTTGCTTCTGCCACCACAACCTCATCCTAGAAGAAATTCGAATGGCTTGCAGAGATAATCCTCTAATTAGTCTCTTCTACCATCTGTTTTGCCCACTTCACAGACATTGGCACAGTAAAgactaatattttctcctattagATCTAGTCATCCGTGACGGCATAATGCTAGGGCCAAGGATTGCACGTGTTAGTAATCTTGACAAATTTTTTGGAGGCGATCAGGCAATATTGATCTAATGATCACCGTTTGGGACATCCCAAAGTTGCCTACTTCAGCttgttttctcttcatttctcctCTTGGTTTTTTGCACTCGTAagttatttgagaaattttggtagAATCATTCATTTACCCAGATAAAATATCATATGCATTGCAAACTATTGCCTAAGATGTCCAAAATCTTGATGATGCTTCCATGTGGCAAACAATCTGATATTCACAAAGGGAATGACTTACCTCTCAACGAATGGACAGTGAGCAAATCCTCAAAGCAGAGTAGATTCCATATGCAAATTGCATTCCCATTTCCAGGAAACTTGTCCCTTGACCACAATGCACATGAGTTTATCAAGAAGAGTGCAAGTATTCCCTTGGAGCCATGATTTAGCTTTATTCCCTTAACCATAATGCATAGAGATCCATTCAGTTTTTCCTGAGACCACGTCTGCATTGTCCTGCAAGACGTATACTTTTCCTGTCTGCCTGCGAAGACTTCTCACTTGGAAAAACCCCAAAGGCTTGCAGATACATGGTAATATGCCTGCGGAACAATCGATGctgtctttttcaattttttattttctagatttttctcCATCTCATCATTCTAGAACAGGAAAAGATGAGTTATTCTAACGGGCAAGTTAaattcatttcttcatcaaactAAGCTAGGGATCAACTTTTTGCTGCAGCAACTTGGACCCTTCGATGCTAGACCTTTACTAGTACCTTAGCGACCTGCTTTGTTATTAAGttatgtctcgagttttgaGATGTGCATGAACCTTGaaggattttgatttgttcaaattcGGTATTCACTTTAATCCAAGTGAAATTTGGAGATTTTGGgctttggaaaatttgattttgttttctgttCGATGAAGAGTATTTATGTTTGACAGATTCGACTTCTTGGGCTCTTTGTCTATATCACATATGGTGGAGGGACTTAATTTGGCCGTACAAAAGAAGAAGGGGCTCTCATATTCAATATATACTTGTGGGGTCAGTAGATTTGtcagaggaagaaaaatgaaaaggcgTGAGTTCTAATTTTCTCATCCCCTTCAGCCGcgcaaaaagaacagtaaaaaggTGGAGTTGGCCTTCTAGCCACGcggagaggaagaggaacaCATGGTGATCCTTTTTTGCGCGAAGAGTTTACATCCTCGGTCTCTTTCTGGAGATGCGGGTAACCGAAATTCTCCATAAGGCTTAAACACTGCTTTTGGTGGAATCCAAGGTTGAGAAGCGCTTGAATATGTGAGCTATTGTACTTTATAATCCTTCAATTAGTTGCAAGTGATCTCCCTATAAAGTAGATAGCCACATCATGCGTTTCTTATTGTTCGTTGTTGATTTATCTGGTTAATTCATGCTCACGCGTTGATTTAATAACAGGATCCCATTAGCTTCTGCATTAATTTTACAACAATTGATATTAGAGCTAAGTTTAGGATCTTTCTAGATttgatttggggtttttgtttGTATAATCGTTGTTCGGAAATTTTGTTGTTGCAACTATGTCTAgagcaaaaatag
This genomic stretch from Eucalyptus grandis isolate ANBG69807.140 chromosome 3, ASM1654582v1, whole genome shotgun sequence harbors:
- the LOC120291727 gene encoding toll/interleukin-1 receptor-like protein — its product is MAATGGSSASATRYDVFLSFRGPDTRDTFTDCLYRTMIGQGIAAYRDSEELHAGDRIDDLLRAVGESKICIPILSRGYASSPWCLRELARVTELRESTGKPEILPIFFDVTPLDVKLRTGLYLKDLEKHEQRHGAEMRQSWKAALRKVAEIKGWEVQGKAQGEVIELIVKEVLHKLKVKQRPPDNKSVGVDKQVEAIMDLLDVDSGMGVRFVGIYGMGGIGKTTLAKIVFNELCLRLMANAASLGTSENHRKEMA